A single region of the Pyricularia oryzae 70-15 chromosome 4, whole genome shotgun sequence genome encodes:
- a CDS encoding pH-response regulator protein palH/RIM21 codes for MDPLEARQLIPAAPGSDDEGRTSRARLCQAVNLPANGALVMPNGEVITLTAPAAFKPACAPNTTPAIIAGPGGTTGAGVDDAAHVGPQFSDLSDPFYASTFPQCYALAATTVIAYTLVIMLVITPRSFLDGGIVVLGRRGFTSGGSGHGIIGGRPWLQKVAALTVAISLTIATADTFKVAEQQYAFGLQNARELQDKVLNGTELKIIRIISDTFLWLAQAQTLIRLFPRQREKVIIKWTAFALITFDLIFDSLNSFQFPGPGNSRPGSFTDAIPALSYLFQLALGVLYAAWVIYYSLMKKKYAYYHPQMKNICFVAGLSLLSILVPVVFFILDISKPEFTGWGDYVRWVGAAAASVIVWEWVERIEALEREEKRNGILGREVFDGDEMLETDSDATWPQRSRATKGPHGDGDDDDDDGEGGRRIAVGDGTGRRRARRANGSHDSLAADSGRGRNHTQLWTSIASRYRSRPNNGADVSETEKDNTRQTSKNVRPAAARFLQPPLWPARPPPAATPVSRTDTASADSTVYAIRYHPLTDVHSRTTTRPTPPPQLSTERQSAVVDVSGTPTAVEDVRSHDQPSGSQSASPSPPRDQQSPGPPNLVRLSREETRRERRQSLATTSRTGTRVGPDSDDPSASSQQGGESSRGSESTAAKGWRTLAQTLPFRGGTARSAEDSSDSQSTTSKSRSKLQVSREGKSDRWDLRNRMEDFAVTQAERIRERIRPTPDTDSLPVTVIPAPARRGAALAQLLEEDESRQGSGRPRPQDDERPILGSPTLPSSGQRQNSMGPEPLSSNDDLSDSHIPPPAVVRAASRANTSRSTTRDRPPEP; via the coding sequence ATGGATCCCCTCGAGGCCCGGCAGCTGATACCAGCAGCGCCTGGCAGCGACGACGAAGGGCGGACCTCACGGGCACGCCTCTGTCAGGCCGTCAACTTACCTGCTAATGGCGCCCTGGTCATGCCAAATGGCGAGGTCATCACTCTGACAGCCCCGGCTGCCTTTAAACCTGCATGTGCGCCCAATACCACGCCCGCCATCATCGCTGGTCCCGGTGGCACCACTGGGGCGGGTGTTGATGACGCGGCTCACGTCGGTCCACAGTTTTCTGACCTGAGCGATCCGTTCTACGCATCAACTTTCCCGCAATGTTACGCGCTTGCCGCTACTACCGTCATCGCATACACACTGGTCATAATGTTGGTCATTACCCCTCGATCTTTCTTGGACGGTGGGATTGTTGTGCTTGGCCGTCGAGGCTTCACGAGCGGTGGTTCTGGGCACGGAATCATCGGTGGCCGCCCTTGGCTGCAAAAAGTTGCGGCCCTTACGGTTGCGATATCCCTCACCATTGCGACCGCCGACACTTTCAAAGTAGCGGAGCAGCAGTACGCCTTTGGCCTGCAAAATGCCcgcgagctccaggacaAGGTTCTCAACGGTACCGAACTCAAGATCATCCGTATAATTTCGGACACATTCTTGTGGCTCGCCCAGGCCCAGACCTTGATTCGCTTATTTCCCCGACAAAGGGAAAAGGTCATCATCAAGTGGACGGCATTTGCACTCATCACTTTTGACCTGATATTCGATTCTCTCAACAGCTTTCAGTTTCCTGGCCCGGGGAACTCGAGGCCTGGCAGCTTCACAGACGCAATTCCTGCGCTTAGCTATCTGTTTCAGCTCGCTCTAGGCGTTTTGTATGCCGCGTGGGTGATTTATTATTCTTTGATGAAAAAGAAGTATGCGTACTATCATCCCCAGATGAAGAACATATGCTTCGTTGCGGGGCTTTCACTTCTCAGCATCCTCGTCCCTGTTGTTTTCTTCATCTTGGATATCTCAAAGCCAGAATTTACTGGCTGGGGTGACTATGTGCGGTGGGtaggagcggcggcggcgagtgTTATTGTTTGGGAGTGGGTTGAGCGCATCGAGGCGTtggaaagggaagaaaagCGAAACGGCATCCTGGGTAGAGAAGTCTTTGACGGCGATGAGATGTTGGAGACGGATTCGGATGCGACATGGCCTCAAAGAAGTCGCGCTACGAAAGGCCCTCACGGCGACggggatgacgacgacgatgatggaGAGGGCGGCCGCCGTATTGCTGTCGGTGACGGCACTGGCCGTCGACGGGCCAGAAGGGCCAACGGGTCCCACGATAGTCTTGCAGCCGACTCTGGGCGTGGGAGGAACCACACGCAACTGTGGACATCAATCGCCAGTCGATACAGGTCACGGCCAAACAATGGGGCCGACGTATCCGAGACGGAGAAAGACAACACTCGCCAAACATCTAAGAATGTCAGGCCAGCAGCTGCAAGATTTCTCCAGCCTCCTTTGTGGCCAGCAAGGCCACCACCTGCGGCCACACCTGTTAGCAGGACCGATACCGCCAGCGCCGATAGCACGGTATACGCAATCAGATACCATCCACTAACCGATGTGCACTCGAGAACGACCACACGGccgacgccaccgccgcAACTCTCCACAGAGCGTCAGTCTGCGGTGGTAGACGTCTCTGGCACACCTACAGCCGTTGAAGACGTCAGATCTCATGATCAACCTTCGGGGTCTCAGTCCGCCtcaccatcaccaccacgaGATCAGCAATCGCCAGGCCCGCCAAACCTCGTGAGGCTTAGCAGAGAAGAGACTAGACGGGAACGAAGGCAAAGCCTGGCTACCACTTCGAGGACAGGTACCCGGGTTGGGCCTGACTCGGACGATCCATCAGCATCATCTCAGCAAGGCGGAGAAAGCAGCCGTGGCTCAGAAAGTACAGCAGCCAAAGGATGGCGGACTTTGGCTCAAACGTTGCCGTTCCGTGGTGGGACCGCACGCTCGGCCGAGGACTCATCTGATAGCCAATCGACCACCAGCAAATCTAGATCAAAGTTGCAGGTATCACGAGAAGGAAAGTCTGATAGGTGGGACTTGCGAAATCGTATGGAAGATTTTGCGGTCACTCAAGCAGAGAGGATTCGGGAGAGGATTCGGCCAACACCAGACACGGACAGCCTCCCCGTTACAGTGATTCCTGCCCCGGCGAGGCGAGGAGCGGCGCTAGCCCAGCTCCTCGAGGAGGACGAATCTCGACAGGGTTCGGGACGGCCCCGGCCTCAAGATGACGAAAGGCCGATTCTTGGATCGCCGACATTGCCAAGCTCCGGTCAAAGGCAAAACAGTATGGGGCCAGAGCCATTATCATCGAATGATGATCTATCAGATTCACACATCCCACCTCCGGCGGTGGTGCGGGCTGCGTCTCGAGCCAACACAAGTCGATCGACTACCAGAGATCGACCGCCGGAGCCTTGA